From one Prosthecobacter vanneervenii genomic stretch:
- a CDS encoding adenylate/guanylate cyclase domain-containing protein, producing the protein MGATLKSLEKGLEIVLEDFNLVGRSPDASIRLVDGGVSRQHATIRRDGQLFWVSDLGSANGSFVNDVAVTTARALRHGDRVQFGTSTFIFDSQDEDRPSSETSNVSTQSLHTIALPVKTVKATLLVGDLRNFTTISAQLSAEEVAAMLREWYAQCEKVLKTRDAIIDKFIGDGVFAYWPGDDISSRVKATEAARILSSPDVSDSPKRKWLKENMNLEVHCHIGLNVGDVALGAMGRGVNTAVGEAVNVTFRIESLTRKLQVPVLAGAPFLNGWEEGLKLYQNAGIHPVKGQPDPVEVYSLIDAPTMSF; encoded by the coding sequence ATGGGAGCCACACTCAAATCACTGGAAAAAGGACTCGAGATCGTCCTCGAGGACTTCAATCTGGTCGGCCGCAGCCCGGATGCCAGCATCCGCCTCGTGGACGGGGGTGTTTCGCGCCAGCATGCCACCATCCGCAGGGATGGGCAGCTTTTCTGGGTCTCCGACCTCGGCAGCGCCAACGGCAGCTTCGTCAATGATGTGGCCGTCACCACCGCCCGCGCCCTCCGCCACGGCGACCGCGTACAGTTTGGCACCAGCACCTTCATTTTCGACAGCCAGGACGAAGACCGCCCCTCCAGCGAGACCAGCAACGTCAGCACCCAGTCTCTCCACACCATTGCTCTGCCGGTCAAAACGGTCAAAGCTACCCTGCTCGTCGGAGACCTGCGCAACTTCACCACCATCTCCGCGCAGCTTAGCGCCGAGGAAGTGGCCGCCATGCTTCGTGAATGGTACGCCCAGTGCGAAAAAGTGCTGAAGACCCGCGATGCGATCATCGACAAGTTCATCGGCGACGGTGTCTTTGCTTACTGGCCTGGGGACGACATCTCCTCCCGCGTCAAGGCCACTGAGGCCGCCAGGATCCTCAGCAGCCCCGACGTCTCCGACTCTCCCAAGCGCAAATGGCTCAAGGAGAACATGAATCTGGAGGTCCACTGCCATATCGGCCTGAACGTCGGTGACGTGGCCCTGGGAGCCATGGGACGCGGCGTAAACACTGCCGTGGGCGAAGCCGTCAATGTGACCTTCCGTATCGAGAGCCTGACCCGCAAGCTGCAGGTGCCTGTGCTCGCCGGCGCACCCTTCCTCAATGGATGGGAGGAAGGCCTGAAGCTCTACCAAAACGCCGGCATCCATCCGGTGAAGGGCCAGCCTGATCCTGTGGAGGTCTATTCCCTCATCGACGCGCCCACGATGTCTTTCTAG
- a CDS encoding GNAT family N-acetyltransferase: MSTKPDIQLRPLTQEHAAAFCRLVVALAEFEKLPPPDEAAQARLVEDALGKKPRIEVWLAFVNEDVEPCGYMVLVETYSSFLALPTMYLEDLFVLPERRKGGVGGALLKKVVSLAHERGCGRVEWTALDWNVNAQQVYEQRIGAKRMSEWYLYRMTRDDMQRLLDREAS, from the coding sequence ATGAGCACAAAGCCGGACATCCAGCTGCGGCCGCTCACTCAAGAGCATGCGGCGGCGTTTTGTCGGCTGGTGGTGGCGCTGGCGGAGTTTGAGAAGCTGCCCCCGCCAGATGAGGCGGCGCAGGCTCGTCTGGTGGAAGATGCCTTGGGCAAAAAGCCACGCATCGAGGTGTGGCTGGCGTTTGTGAACGAGGACGTCGAGCCCTGCGGCTACATGGTGCTGGTGGAGACATATTCGAGCTTTCTGGCGCTGCCGACCATGTATTTGGAAGACTTGTTTGTCCTTCCTGAACGCCGCAAAGGCGGTGTCGGAGGCGCGCTGCTCAAGAAAGTGGTCAGCCTGGCGCATGAGCGTGGCTGCGGACGTGTGGAGTGGACGGCGCTGGACTGGAATGTGAACGCACAGCAGGTCTATGAGCAGCGCATTGGTGCCAAGCGCATGAGCGAGTGGTACCTCTACCGCATGACGCGGGATGACATGCAACGGCTGCTGGATCGCGAGGCGTCCTAG
- the miaB gene encoding tRNA (N6-isopentenyl adenosine(37)-C2)-methylthiotransferase MiaB, giving the protein MPRVHIKTYGCQMNERDTEQVSQMFVERGYTMTARDEDADVVLINTCSVRDQAEQKALGKMGMVRRRRIPLVTGFMGCMAQSRGSELVDKANVDLVVGTQKYHRVVDYVDEIIRAKEAKQMDDERFSIVDVEEETASQNTIRDHTLKEKQASAFVSIMQGCNMKCTFCIVPYTRGGERGRPIADIVEEVKRLADRGVKEVTLLGQIVNLYGRHEFPAVDGKSPFVQLLEAVHEVPGIQRIRFTSPHPIGYKKDLIEAFTYLPKLAEHVHLPVQSGSDAILKRMHRPYTTARFTELVERIRAARPGISVTTDVIVGFPGETEEHYLETRQMFENIRFDNAFVFRYSKRRGTPAAEMEDAIQVPERVKEERNQDLLGVVNRIALPMYDALVGQEVEILCEGPSKTNEERLTGRTGSNRIVVFDGNPERHVGEMFKVRVTEAGHFTLFGDPVLHA; this is encoded by the coding sequence ATGCCCCGCGTACACATCAAAACCTATGGCTGCCAGATGAACGAACGCGACACCGAGCAGGTGTCGCAGATGTTCGTGGAGCGCGGCTATACCATGACCGCGCGGGATGAAGACGCCGATGTGGTGCTCATCAACACCTGCTCCGTGCGTGATCAGGCCGAGCAGAAGGCCCTGGGAAAAATGGGCATGGTGCGCCGTCGGCGCATCCCCCTGGTCACCGGCTTCATGGGCTGCATGGCCCAGAGCCGCGGCAGCGAGCTGGTGGACAAGGCCAATGTGGACCTCGTTGTAGGTACGCAGAAGTACCACCGCGTGGTCGATTACGTGGACGAGATCATCCGTGCCAAGGAGGCCAAGCAGATGGACGACGAGCGCTTCTCCATCGTGGATGTGGAAGAAGAGACCGCTTCGCAGAACACCATTCGTGACCACACGCTGAAAGAAAAGCAGGCCAGTGCCTTCGTGAGCATCATGCAGGGCTGCAACATGAAGTGCACCTTCTGCATTGTTCCCTACACACGTGGCGGCGAGCGCGGCAGGCCCATCGCCGACATTGTTGAAGAGGTGAAGCGTCTCGCAGATCGCGGTGTGAAGGAGGTGACGCTGCTGGGGCAGATCGTGAATTTGTACGGACGGCACGAGTTTCCTGCGGTGGACGGCAAGAGTCCCTTTGTGCAGCTGCTGGAGGCGGTGCATGAGGTGCCCGGCATTCAGCGCATTCGCTTCACCAGCCCTCACCCGATCGGTTACAAGAAGGACCTCATCGAGGCCTTCACTTATCTGCCTAAGCTGGCCGAGCATGTGCACCTGCCAGTGCAGAGCGGCAGCGATGCCATCCTGAAGCGCATGCACCGGCCTTACACGACGGCGCGGTTTACAGAGCTGGTGGAGCGCATCCGCGCGGCACGCCCGGGCATCTCCGTGACGACAGATGTGATTGTGGGCTTTCCTGGCGAGACGGAAGAGCATTACCTGGAGACGCGGCAGATGTTTGAAAACATCCGTTTCGACAACGCCTTCGTCTTCCGCTATTCCAAGCGCCGGGGCACGCCTGCCGCTGAGATGGAGGACGCGATCCAGGTGCCGGAGCGCGTGAAGGAGGAGCGCAACCAAGACCTGCTCGGCGTGGTGAACCGCATCGCGCTGCCCATGTATGACGCGCTGGTGGGGCAGGAGGTGGAGATCCTCTGTGAAGGGCCCAGCAAAACCAACGAGGAGCGCCTTACCGGACGCACGGGTTCCAACCGCATCGTGGTTTTTGACGGCAATCCTGAGCGCCATGTGGGAGAGATGTTCAAGGTGCGCGTCACCGAGGCCGGGCACTTCACATTGTTTGGAGATCCGGTGCTGCATGCATGA
- a CDS encoding RidA family protein → MTPQQKAESLGIVFTKQPPAYLNLCIRSGNQLITSGHVSDLKGKLGAGVSTEDGYKAAKNCAEKVLRSVWDTHGTLDGLKVIKVLGCVNSTLEYSDQHLVINGCSDLLHEIFGKEGDGYHARSALGFAQLPTGAAVEVEAIFEIKG, encoded by the coding sequence ATGACACCCCAGCAAAAAGCAGAATCCCTCGGCATTGTTTTCACCAAGCAGCCCCCCGCCTACCTGAACCTCTGCATCCGCAGCGGCAATCAGCTCATCACCTCCGGCCACGTGAGCGACCTCAAGGGCAAGCTGGGCGCCGGTGTCTCCACGGAAGACGGTTACAAGGCCGCCAAGAACTGCGCCGAGAAGGTGCTGCGCTCAGTGTGGGACACACACGGCACGCTGGATGGGCTGAAGGTCATCAAGGTCCTGGGCTGCGTGAACTCGACGCTGGAATACAGCGACCAGCATCTGGTCATCAACGGCTGCTCCGACCTGCTGCATGAAATTTTCGGCAAGGAAGGTGATGGCTACCACGCCCGCAGCGCCCTGGGTTTTGCCCAGCTTCCCACCGGAGCTGCGGTCGAGGTTGAGGCCATCTTTGAGATCAAGGGATGA
- a CDS encoding serine hydrolase domain-containing protein: MKRRAFVSSLAAWPVATYPLPTSEEQKIRAIAEGFLREHGIQGMSIAYGRDGKIDFEGGYGFADADGKEKVTPQHRFRIASISKPITATAVMKCIEEGRLKPESTVFGPQGILGGDYSGEVAAITVDQLLTHTSGGWANDRNDPMFQNPQMNHAELIAWALTNQKQTHKPGEHFAYSNFGYCVLGRVLEKVYGQPYETLIQKRMLEPCGISSMQIGGNTLAERRPQEVMYVTPKPGAAYSMNVSRMDSHGGWISKAGDLVRFTSQLSLMLKPESIRAMTTPGVGGGYARGWNVNKVPNWWHTGSLPGTTTIMVHTAKGRCWAGLLNGRSEGLGLALDKLMWQMGGVVKAWEL; encoded by the coding sequence ATGAAACGACGCGCCTTTGTGAGTTCCCTGGCGGCATGGCCCGTGGCGACGTACCCATTGCCGACGTCTGAAGAGCAGAAGATCCGCGCCATAGCTGAAGGATTTCTGCGCGAGCATGGCATCCAAGGCATGAGCATCGCGTATGGCAGGGATGGGAAGATCGACTTTGAAGGAGGTTACGGTTTTGCTGATGCGGATGGGAAAGAAAAGGTAACGCCGCAGCATCGCTTCCGCATCGCCAGTATTTCCAAGCCCATCACGGCCACGGCGGTGATGAAGTGCATTGAGGAGGGACGGCTGAAGCCGGAGAGCACCGTGTTTGGCCCGCAGGGCATTCTGGGAGGTGACTACAGCGGAGAGGTGGCCGCCATCACGGTGGACCAGCTGCTGACTCACACCAGCGGCGGCTGGGCCAACGACAGGAATGACCCCATGTTTCAAAACCCGCAGATGAATCATGCGGAACTCATCGCCTGGGCGCTGACAAACCAGAAGCAGACGCACAAGCCGGGGGAGCACTTTGCGTATTCCAACTTTGGCTACTGCGTGCTGGGCCGGGTGCTGGAGAAGGTTTACGGCCAGCCTTACGAGACACTGATTCAAAAACGGATGCTGGAGCCCTGCGGCATCAGCAGCATGCAGATCGGCGGCAACACGCTGGCGGAGCGACGGCCGCAGGAGGTGATGTATGTCACACCCAAACCCGGAGCGGCCTATAGCATGAATGTCTCACGCATGGATTCACATGGTGGCTGGATTTCCAAGGCGGGGGACCTAGTGCGCTTCACCTCGCAGCTTTCGCTCATGCTCAAGCCTGAGTCGATTCGTGCCATGACCACGCCTGGTGTGGGAGGAGGCTATGCGCGGGGCTGGAACGTTAACAAGGTGCCGAACTGGTGGCATACTGGATCGCTGCCGGGAACGACGACAATCATGGTGCACACGGCCAAGGGAAGATGCTGGGCCGGGCTGCTCAATGGTCGCAGTGAAGGGCTGGGCCTCGCGCTGGACAAGCTGATGTGGCAGATGGGTGGCGTGGTGAAGGCGTGGGAGCTGTGA
- a CDS encoding glycoside hydrolase family 71/99-like protein, producing the protein MLRLFLLSALLAFSAQAQTVDTSTLTGKVVCGYQGWFRCEGDGSNNGWHHYAAGSKILEPGHAHIEMWPDVSELPQEARVQTPFKHADGRTAEVFSSVYPAVVQLHFKWMRDYGIDGAFIQRFATTTRDKRFREPMDQVLAHCQTAAAANGRGVTLMYDLSGIKEGDIQLVIDDWKRILAEKRLDPKSAAYFKHHGRPLVALWGLGFNDRAPMLDEWSRLITFLRDDPEFGGCAIMLGVPYYWRTLDHDCIKDPRLLEIIARADIVSPWSVGRYGTPKDATSRGEKYLKPDIAWCTEHKLDYLPVIFPGFSWTNLSKSRNQPAKFDAIPRLGGEFLWSQALAAKQAGAQMLYVAMFDEMDEGTAIFKTDNHPPVGESRFLAEPDLPSDHYLWLTGRLGALLRGEAPDTLPKR; encoded by the coding sequence ATGCTTCGCCTCTTCCTTCTGTCCGCCCTGCTCGCTTTCAGCGCCCAAGCCCAGACCGTAGACACCAGCACGCTCACCGGCAAAGTCGTCTGCGGCTACCAGGGCTGGTTCCGCTGCGAAGGAGATGGCAGCAATAACGGCTGGCATCACTACGCCGCTGGCAGCAAGATCTTGGAACCCGGACACGCCCATATCGAAATGTGGCCGGATGTGAGCGAGCTGCCTCAAGAAGCCCGTGTGCAGACCCCCTTCAAACATGCCGATGGCCGCACCGCTGAAGTTTTCAGCTCCGTATATCCCGCCGTGGTGCAGCTTCATTTCAAATGGATGCGCGACTACGGCATCGACGGCGCCTTCATCCAGCGCTTTGCCACCACCACACGCGACAAACGCTTCCGCGAGCCCATGGACCAGGTGCTGGCCCATTGCCAGACCGCTGCTGCTGCCAACGGGCGTGGCGTGACGCTGATGTATGATCTCAGCGGCATCAAGGAAGGCGACATCCAGCTGGTGATCGACGACTGGAAACGCATCCTCGCTGAAAAGCGCCTCGACCCCAAAAGCGCCGCTTATTTCAAGCACCACGGCAGGCCCCTCGTGGCCCTCTGGGGCCTGGGCTTCAATGACCGCGCGCCCATGCTCGATGAATGGTCACGCCTCATCACCTTTCTGCGCGACGATCCCGAGTTCGGCGGCTGCGCCATCATGCTCGGAGTCCCCTACTACTGGCGCACCCTGGACCACGACTGCATCAAAGATCCCCGACTGCTCGAAATCATCGCCCGTGCCGACATCGTCAGCCCCTGGTCCGTGGGCCGTTACGGCACGCCCAAGGACGCCACCAGCCGGGGGGAGAAATACCTGAAGCCCGACATCGCCTGGTGCACCGAGCACAAGCTCGACTACCTGCCCGTCATCTTCCCCGGCTTCAGCTGGACGAATCTCTCCAAGTCGCGCAACCAGCCGGCAAAATTTGACGCCATCCCCCGTCTCGGTGGCGAGTTCCTGTGGTCGCAGGCGCTCGCGGCCAAACAAGCCGGGGCACAAATGCTCTACGTGGCCATGTTTGACGAGATGGACGAAGGCACCGCCATCTTCAAAACCGACAATCACCCGCCTGTGGGCGAAAGCCGCTTCCTTGCAGAGCCGGATCTGCCAAGCGACCATTACCTCTGGCTTACTGGCAGGCTCGGCGCTCTGCTGCGCGGAGAAGCGCCGGATACGCTGCCAAAACGCTGA
- a CDS encoding Gfo/Idh/MocA family protein, with protein MNRRHFLKQSFAASAAYVSAPAILSARSPNSMFQVASIGVGGMGAVTMMSVLQHSKVRLVGMCDVDARTLELARGGNATRRKELQDPDAAKRLEGAAVYRDYREMIAKMGDTVDAVTIGTPDHMHAAMAVTALRAKKHVYLQKPLTHHIHEARILGAEAAKAGVTTQMGTQGHSTIETLLAVDLIKSGAIGKVKEVICWENKKTNWWPKMTERKAQADPVPENLDWNLWLGVADEVPFLEGAYHPSMWRSWVDFGVGMMGDMGCHYFDVVSSCLGLMAPTRVRCLDEGSKGALYAQKRHLEFEFPGTPLTSGDKIKMTWTDGGYPFDARVIKPSVLTKDTPSGIFFIGENGSVFKPHTQRPWLVPEEKFTGFAYPKTRIANHYTDWVDACMKGEKAAADLPTYGCPLTEAVLLGVLAERNPGGWIDWDAAAGQVTNRPELNAQLVRKYREGWSVPGLG; from the coding sequence ATGAACCGCCGCCATTTCCTCAAGCAGTCCTTCGCCGCATCTGCTGCTTACGTTTCCGCGCCAGCTATTTTGAGTGCAAGGTCGCCCAACTCGATGTTTCAAGTGGCATCGATCGGCGTGGGAGGGATGGGGGCGGTGACGATGATGAGCGTACTACAGCACTCCAAGGTGCGGCTTGTGGGTATGTGTGATGTGGATGCGAGGACGCTGGAGCTGGCGCGTGGCGGCAATGCGACACGGCGCAAGGAGCTGCAGGACCCAGATGCTGCGAAGCGGCTGGAGGGTGCGGCGGTGTATCGCGACTATCGCGAGATGATCGCTAAAATGGGTGACACGGTGGATGCGGTGACGATCGGCACACCGGACCACATGCATGCAGCCATGGCGGTCACGGCATTGCGGGCGAAGAAGCATGTTTATCTACAGAAGCCGCTGACCCATCACATCCATGAGGCGCGGATTCTCGGCGCCGAGGCGGCCAAAGCGGGGGTGACCACGCAGATGGGCACGCAGGGGCATTCCACCATCGAGACCCTGCTGGCGGTCGATCTCATCAAGAGCGGAGCCATCGGCAAGGTAAAGGAGGTCATCTGCTGGGAGAACAAGAAGACCAACTGGTGGCCCAAGATGACGGAGCGCAAGGCGCAGGCCGATCCGGTGCCGGAGAATCTGGACTGGAACCTGTGGCTGGGAGTGGCCGACGAGGTGCCGTTTCTGGAAGGGGCGTACCATCCTTCCATGTGGCGCTCGTGGGTGGATTTTGGGGTCGGCATGATGGGGGACATGGGCTGCCACTATTTCGACGTCGTTTCCTCCTGCCTCGGACTCATGGCCCCCACGCGCGTGCGATGCCTGGATGAGGGCAGCAAGGGGGCCCTGTATGCGCAGAAGCGGCATCTCGAATTTGAGTTTCCAGGCACGCCCCTGACGTCTGGGGACAAGATCAAAATGACGTGGACCGACGGCGGCTATCCCTTTGATGCCCGCGTTATCAAGCCCTCGGTGCTGACCAAGGACACGCCGAGCGGCATCTTCTTCATTGGCGAAAACGGCAGCGTCTTCAAACCGCACACGCAGCGCCCCTGGCTGGTGCCGGAGGAGAAGTTCACTGGCTTTGCCTATCCGAAGACACGTATTGCCAATCACTATACCGACTGGGTGGACGCCTGCATGAAGGGTGAAAAAGCCGCCGCCGACCTGCCGACCTATGGCTGCCCTCTCACGGAGGCCGTGCTCCTCGGGGTGCTGGCCGAGCGCAATCCAGGCGGCTGGATCGACTGGGACGCGGCAGCCGGACAGGTGACCAACCGGCCGGAACTCAATGCCCAGCTGGTGCGCAAATACCGGGAGGGCTGGAGCGTGCCCGGGCTGGGCTGA